TCCGCTCGGATCGGAAGGCATTGATAATGGCAAACATCCCCTCCACAGTGGTAAACTGGGGCGTCGCGTAATGACCTTCGTTTGCCTGGGTGTCGCGGATTGTCTCCATAAGACCAGGCTCGTGCGGAGACAGGAGACGGACGATATTGGTCGCATTCACCCAGGCACTGGCCTGGCATGTTGTGCAGCCGCTTATGGATGACATTTAATCTGTAAGGCCTTCCCCAAGGTAACAAATGACGTCGTCGATCAAAAATTTAGTTGGAGTTCAGCAAAAACTAAGCCATCCTGCATTGAAGTTCATAACGCCTAAAATTTATTTGAAATATGCACTAGAAGGACGAGGCGGTAAGTATCGACTTGCCCATTTTGAATCTCGGGCAAAGAAAATCAATTCCTTTTGTGAAATGGTCTTCCCAAAGGACCTGCGGGACGAGCTTCGCTATGTAAAATTTTTGTCACGGAACAATAACTATTTGAAATTCAATCGATTATTGATCAGTATGAGGTTGCTATCAATCGTTTTCCCGAAGTGAAAACCCAATGTCAAAACAGCCTCCTACAAATGCGCCCGTCGAAGCCTCGGTTCTGGAAGATACTTATGCACCCCCAGGGATGGTGATGCGTTGGCTCAAAATCGGGTGGTTGGCTGTCTGGCTGATGACGGCTACCCTGCTGGTTTTCCCCCCGATCACCCTTGTTGCTATTTTTAGCAAGACCGGCAACAGCATGTTTCAACTGGCCAGATTTTGGGCCTGGCTGATTCTCAAGGTGACCGCCGTACATGTCGTGGTGGACGGAGCAGAAAAGATTGACCGCTCCAAGGCATACATGATCATCGCCAATCACCAGTCCCACTTTGACGGGCCGGCTCTGGCCTGGGGGCTGGGAGGGCTTCAGTTTCGTTGGATTGCCAAAAGGGAATTGTTGAAGATCCCACTTTTCGGGCACTGCTTGAATTCTTCCCGCAATATCTTCATCGACCGCACGAACCGTGAAGCGGCCCTCGCCAGTATTCGAGAAGGAATAAAAATGCTGCCCGATGGGGCGGGCGTCATGTGTTTTGCCGAAGGTACGCGCTCGGCCACGGGACACCTCGGAACCTTTAAAAAAGGGGGGTTCCTGGCAGCCTTGGAAAGCGGCATGCCGCTGTTGCCCATCACCATCAATGGCAGTCATCATGTTCTGCCCAAAGGAAGCCTGGCCTTTCGCAAAGGCATCATCGAACTGGTGATCTCCGAGCCCATCGAAACGACAGGTAAACATTTCGAAGAACTTGATGAACTGATCGATGCCACCCGCCTTGCGATTCAGTCCAATCACATTTCCACCTCATAGGGTCCTGTATCAGTATGGTCCACCAGAACGTCTTCCTACGGAAATCTTCCGACTGGACGGATGACGGACCTTGTGGCATGCTAACGCTTTCTTTTACGCTCATCGTAATCTTATCCTGTAAGGAAGGTGGTCTTTGGCGCGAAAGAAGTTTTATGCCGTTAGAAAGGGGCATCGAACGGGCATTTATACGGAGTGGTTCGGCCCGAACGGCGCCCAGGTGCAGGTAAAAGGGTTCCAGGGAGCTCAATACCGGGGTTTTGCCACACGGAGCGAAGCAGAGGCTTTTATGGGGGGAGACCTTCCCATGGACGCGCCGTCGTCATCAGGGACGCTGCCGTTGTCAGACAGGCGATCGGAAATTGTCGTGTATACGGACGGAGGGGCCATCGGCAATCCCGGTCCCGGAGGCTATGGGGTGGTGATCTTTCACCCGGCCGAAGAACGGCGGGAATTTTCCGGTGGCTATCGAAGAACGACCAACAATCGCATGGAGCTCATGGCCTGCATCATGGCCCTTGAGCATTTACAGGGGAGCCTGCCGGTTATTTTATACAGCGATTCGCGGTACTTGGTGGATGCCATCAATAAAAAATGGGTGTTCGCCTGGCAGAAAAGAGATTGGCACAAGGCGGATGGCAAGCCGGCCAAGAACCAGGATTTGTGGGCGCGCCTGTTGAAGCTTTTGGACACCCGGCAGGTTACGTTCCGCTGGGTCAAGGGACATGCGGGGCAGGAATGGAACGAGCGTTGCGATCAACTGGCCGGGTATGCCATGACCCGGCCCGACCTGCCGATCGACCGCCATTACGAAGCAAACTGCAATCAAGAAGAGAAATGACAATTCCGATTGCAAACCTGACAATCTACCGCCAGCCGATAGGTTCGTAGCCCTTGTCTCGCAGGCATTTTTCAACGAAACGGCGAAAGGTCGCGTCCGGATCACCCGAATGGATAGCGCTGCGTGTCAAAGCACCGGCCGCCCCGCCGGCGGCCCCGGCTGCCGCACCCTTGCCGAAATTCCCCAGCACGGCACCCACGGCAGCCCCGGTTGCACCGCCAACGGCGGCCCCGGTGGCCGTGTCCTTGGCGATTTCCCCACCTTGATTCGTATCCGCCCCATATTCCCGGGCGAGAGCTATGCAGGCGTCGATGTCGGCCTCGGCCGCTTTCTGCCCCATCATCGTCAACTGGTCGTTGGGGTAGAGAACCGGTCGTTTGGCCGCGCATCCCATAGGGATCACAAGAAGGAGGAAGAAAAGGCAAGCGATGCCTTTGACATTCGCCCGGGAGTTGATCGTGTACTGATTCAACAAGGTCCACACAGCAGTAGGCCTCCTTTGCCTTAGGGAGGTGATCCAGCAGGAAATCGCCACGGCACAAGATCCATTACCACGCCCATGTCCGGTGGCCGGTAAGGCCCGAAATTCCCGTCCCTTTTCCGGCGATGTGTTACCCAGCGGGTTTTTTGGGCCGCCAGATAGTTTCGACAGGGGAAACCCTGCCGGTTTCACTATCATTTGATACCC
The genomic region above belongs to Deltaproteobacteria bacterium and contains:
- the rnhA gene encoding ribonuclease HI; amino-acid sequence: MARKKFYAVRKGHRTGIYTEWFGPNGAQVQVKGFQGAQYRGFATRSEAEAFMGGDLPMDAPSSSGTLPLSDRRSEIVVYTDGGAIGNPGPGGYGVVIFHPAEERREFSGGYRRTTNNRMELMACIMALEHLQGSLPVILYSDSRYLVDAINKKWVFAWQKRDWHKADGKPAKNQDLWARLLKLLDTRQVTFRWVKGHAGQEWNERCDQLAGYAMTRPDLPIDRHYEANCNQEEK
- a CDS encoding 1-acyl-sn-glycerol-3-phosphate acyltransferase, whose translation is MRWLKIGWLAVWLMTATLLVFPPITLVAIFSKTGNSMFQLARFWAWLILKVTAVHVVVDGAEKIDRSKAYMIIANHQSHFDGPALAWGLGGLQFRWIAKRELLKIPLFGHCLNSSRNIFIDRTNREAALASIREGIKMLPDGAGVMCFAEGTRSATGHLGTFKKGGFLAALESGMPLLPITINGSHHVLPKGSLAFRKGIIELVISEPIETTGKHFEELDELIDATRLAIQSNHISTS